One genomic segment of Amycolatopsis granulosa includes these proteins:
- the lysX gene encoding bifunctional lysylphosphatidylglycerol synthetase/lysine--tRNA ligase LysX — protein sequence MAPTPASEPATGTRPPVPRWRGKAAGVLATVVQLGALASVVLLLGGGSHHDFYRWTVGLFSLLNLPVDANILIALVLAVLGAALRRRKRAALNTLILFQAAGLLMDLAFQMVLLWAPRVLTLPRRGPEHLPATLWALTGAEVVAVALIVLLLALRPAFPARLAPGAWRHALVVGVAGFGATILLGWGLLEVFPGTLSGLGDAFLWSVNHSTGELLQLRRLGVREGPGWIDALLDLGATCSAVATLWVFFRGVHVQQRRTDADELRLRALLAEHGDDDSLGYFATRRDKSVVFAPGGRAAVTYRVLGGASIASADPVGDPAAWGQAIQAWLAQAHTYGWVTGVLGASERGARAYVRAGMKALELGDEAILDIRDFSLSGPHRRSVRQAARRIERAGYTVRIRRHADIPRSEMDELLVHAQRWRDAGTERGFSMALSRLGDPADGRCVMVEAFDAEGRLRGLLSFVPWGRRGLSLDLMRRDRTADNGLNEYMIVQLVLAAAQLGVQRVSLNFAMFRAVFAAGERIGAGPVLRAWRAVLGVASRFFQLESLYRSNAKYGPDWEPRFLCYRAARGLGRIGLVAAALEGFLPGGARHRAISAEGVGEEFLVRLREIEAARPETRPVRRPEQVRVRVAKLDRLRHAGVDPYPAGFDRDTSLREIRAGFDGLPPDTRTGHKVRVAGRVMAIRDLGGICFARLQDGEAQLQLMLGDDPLWRDGVDLGDHVGAVGEVVTSRRGELSVLVSDWTVTAKCLHPLPDKRKGLADPETRVRQRYLDLIVNPASAEMLRLRSAVVRSVREGLQAHGFLEVETPMLQAVHGGANARPFVTHINAYDMRMYLRIAPELYLKRLCVAGVDRVFELNRNFRNEGVDATHNPEFTMLEAYQAYADYETMRALARSLIQEAAVAAYGKPVACRPDLGEVDLSGQWPVVRVYDAVSAALGETVTPDTPAEQLRAWCHAAGVPAVDEAGHGDLVGRAFEHLVEPATVEPTFYIDYPADTSPLTRPHRLDPRLAERWDLIAFGAEIGTAYTELTDPLEQRRRLEEQSLRAASGDIEAMELDEDFLLALEHGMPPTGGLGLGIDRLVMMLTGASIRQSLAFPFARPAPR from the coding sequence ATGGCACCGACACCAGCCTCTGAGCCGGCCACCGGTACCCGGCCACCCGTGCCACGCTGGCGCGGCAAGGCGGCCGGCGTGCTCGCCACCGTCGTCCAGCTCGGCGCGCTGGCCTCGGTGGTGCTGCTGCTGGGCGGCGGCTCGCACCACGACTTCTACCGCTGGACCGTGGGGTTGTTCTCGCTGCTGAACCTCCCCGTCGACGCCAACATCCTCATCGCGCTGGTCCTGGCCGTGCTCGGCGCGGCCCTGCGGCGGCGCAAGCGCGCCGCCCTGAACACGCTCATCCTGTTCCAGGCCGCCGGGCTGCTGATGGACCTGGCCTTCCAGATGGTCCTGCTGTGGGCGCCGCGCGTGCTGACCCTGCCGCGCCGCGGGCCCGAGCACCTGCCGGCCACGCTGTGGGCGCTGACCGGCGCGGAGGTCGTCGCCGTCGCCCTGATCGTGCTGCTGCTGGCACTGCGCCCGGCGTTTCCCGCCCGCCTGGCGCCCGGGGCCTGGAGGCACGCGCTCGTCGTGGGCGTGGCCGGGTTCGGCGCGACGATCCTCCTCGGGTGGGGCCTGCTCGAGGTGTTCCCCGGCACGCTCTCCGGCCTCGGCGACGCGTTCCTGTGGTCGGTCAACCACTCCACCGGTGAGCTGCTGCAGCTGCGGCGGCTGGGTGTGCGCGAGGGCCCGGGGTGGATCGACGCGCTGCTCGACCTCGGCGCCACCTGCTCCGCGGTCGCCACCCTGTGGGTGTTCTTCCGCGGTGTGCACGTGCAGCAGCGCCGCACCGACGCCGACGAGCTGCGGCTGCGCGCGTTGCTGGCCGAGCACGGCGACGACGACTCGCTGGGCTACTTCGCCACCCGGCGGGACAAGTCGGTGGTCTTCGCGCCCGGCGGCCGGGCCGCGGTGACCTACCGCGTGCTGGGCGGCGCCAGCATCGCCAGTGCCGACCCGGTCGGCGACCCGGCGGCCTGGGGGCAGGCGATCCAGGCGTGGCTGGCCCAGGCGCACACCTACGGCTGGGTCACCGGGGTGCTGGGTGCCAGCGAACGCGGCGCCCGTGCCTACGTGCGCGCCGGCATGAAGGCCCTCGAACTCGGCGACGAGGCCATCCTGGACATCCGTGACTTCAGCCTGTCCGGGCCGCACCGCCGGTCGGTCCGGCAGGCGGCGCGGCGCATCGAGCGCGCCGGGTACACGGTGCGGATCCGCCGGCACGCCGACATCCCGCGGTCCGAAATGGACGAACTGCTGGTGCACGCGCAGCGGTGGCGCGACGCCGGTACCGAGCGCGGGTTCTCGATGGCGCTGTCCCGGCTGGGCGACCCCGCGGACGGCCGGTGCGTGATGGTCGAGGCGTTCGACGCGGAGGGGCGGCTGCGCGGGCTGTTGTCGTTCGTGCCGTGGGGGCGGCGTGGCCTGTCGCTGGACCTGATGCGGCGCGACCGCACGGCCGACAACGGGCTCAACGAGTACATGATCGTGCAGCTCGTGCTCGCCGCGGCGCAGCTGGGCGTGCAGCGCGTGTCGCTGAACTTCGCCATGTTCCGCGCCGTGTTCGCGGCCGGTGAGCGGATCGGCGCCGGTCCGGTGCTGCGCGCCTGGCGCGCGGTGCTCGGCGTGGCGTCCCGGTTCTTCCAGCTCGAGTCGCTCTACCGGTCCAACGCCAAGTACGGGCCGGACTGGGAACCGCGGTTCCTGTGCTACCGCGCCGCGCGCGGGCTGGGCCGCATCGGTCTGGTCGCCGCCGCGCTGGAGGGGTTCCTGCCCGGCGGCGCCCGGCACCGGGCGATCTCGGCCGAGGGCGTCGGCGAGGAGTTCCTGGTTCGGCTGCGTGAGATCGAGGCGGCGCGGCCGGAGACCCGCCCGGTGCGCCGGCCCGAGCAGGTGCGGGTCCGCGTCGCCAAGCTGGACCGGTTGCGGCACGCCGGGGTCGACCCGTACCCGGCCGGGTTCGACCGGGACACGTCGCTGCGCGAGATCCGCGCCGGGTTCGACGGGCTGCCGCCGGACACCCGCACCGGGCACAAGGTGCGGGTGGCCGGCCGGGTGATGGCGATCCGGGACCTCGGCGGCATCTGCTTCGCGCGGCTGCAGGACGGCGAGGCCCAGCTCCAGCTGATGCTCGGCGACGACCCGCTGTGGCGGGACGGGGTCGATCTCGGCGACCACGTCGGCGCCGTCGGCGAGGTGGTGACCTCCCGGCGCGGTGAGCTGTCGGTGCTGGTTTCCGACTGGACGGTGACGGCGAAGTGCCTGCATCCGTTGCCGGACAAGCGGAAGGGGCTCGCCGATCCGGAGACCCGCGTGCGGCAGCGCTACCTGGACCTGATCGTCAACCCGGCGTCGGCGGAGATGCTGCGCCTGCGCAGCGCCGTGGTGCGCTCGGTGCGTGAGGGTCTGCAGGCGCACGGGTTCCTCGAGGTGGAGACCCCGATGCTGCAGGCCGTGCACGGCGGGGCCAACGCCCGCCCGTTCGTCACCCACATCAACGCCTACGACATGCGGATGTACCTGCGGATCGCGCCGGAGCTGTACCTCAAGCGGCTGTGCGTGGCCGGGGTGGACCGGGTGTTCGAGCTCAACCGCAACTTCCGCAACGAGGGTGTGGACGCCACGCACAACCCCGAGTTCACGATGCTGGAGGCGTACCAGGCCTACGCCGACTACGAGACCATGCGCGCGCTGGCCCGGTCGCTGATCCAGGAAGCCGCCGTGGCGGCGTACGGGAAACCGGTCGCGTGCCGCCCGGACCTCGGTGAGGTCGACCTCTCCGGCCAGTGGCCGGTGGTGCGGGTGTACGACGCGGTGTCGGCCGCCCTGGGGGAAACCGTCACCCCGGACACCCCGGCCGAACAGCTGCGTGCCTGGTGCCATGCCGCCGGCGTGCCGGCGGTGGACGAGGCCGGGCACGGTGACCTGGTCGGCAGGGCGTTCGAGCACCTGGTGGAACCGGCCACGGTGGAGCCGACCTTCTACATCGACTACCCGGCCGACACCTCGCCGCTCACCCGCCCGCACCGGCTCGACCCGCGGCTGGCCGAGCGGTGGGACCTGATCGCGTTCGGGGCGGAGATCGGCACCGCCTACACCGAGCTGACCGATCCGCTGGAGCAGCGCCGCCGCCTGGAGGAGCAGTCGCTGCGCGCGGCGAGCGGCGACATCGAGGCCATGGAGCTCGACGAGGACTTCCTGCTCGCCCTCGAGCACGGCATGCCGCCCACCGGCGGCCTGGGCCTCGGGATCGACCGCCTGGTCATGATGCTCACCGGCGCCTCGATCCGGCAGAGCCTCGCGTTCCCCTTCGCCCGCCCGGCGCCCCGGTAG
- a CDS encoding flavin reductase family protein: MTPHDTAHTGFETVVDALDYPMFVVTTTDGTRRAGCLIGFAAQCSISPPRFMVWLSKRNHTFQVATGASTVAVHRLDASATGLAELFGSHTGFDTDKFTRCRWRPGPGGVPLLEDCPGWFAGEILSRHDTGDHLGLLLRPIAGTTATELGPQLGFRAVRDLSPGNEP, encoded by the coding sequence ATGACACCACACGACACCGCGCACACCGGCTTCGAGACGGTCGTCGACGCACTGGACTACCCGATGTTCGTCGTGACCACGACCGACGGGACCCGGCGCGCGGGCTGCCTGATCGGGTTCGCCGCGCAGTGCAGCATCTCCCCGCCGCGCTTCATGGTGTGGCTGTCGAAGCGCAACCACACCTTCCAGGTCGCCACCGGGGCGTCCACGGTCGCCGTGCACCGCCTCGATGCCTCGGCCACCGGGCTGGCGGAGCTGTTCGGCAGCCACACCGGGTTCGACACGGACAAGTTCACCCGGTGCCGCTGGCGGCCCGGGCCCGGCGGCGTGCCCCTGCTCGAGGACTGTCCCGGCTGGTTCGCCGGGGAAATCCTGTCCCGGCACGACACCGGTGACCACCTGGGCCTGCTGCTGCGGCCGATCGCCGGCACGACCGCCACCGAGCTGGGCCCGCAGCTCGGCTTCCGGGCCGTCCGCGACCTGTCCCCCGGCAACGAGCCGTAG
- a CDS encoding ABC-F family ATP-binding cassette domain-containing protein has protein sequence MSSDARVVVSALSFSWPDGTPVFDQLSLTVPDGRTGLVAPNGAGKSTLLRLIAGELEPAAGSVSVDGLLGYLPQDLPLTGDRTVSEVLGIDPVLRALAAVEAGDADERHFTTIGTDWDIEERTHAQLDRLGLGDVALDRRLGTLSGGQVVSLGLAAQLLAQPDVLLLDEPTNNLDLEARRRLHAVLGDWTGCLLVVSHDRTLLDGMDRIAELGSGEVRFYGGTFTDYERAVQAEREVAEKNIRTAEAEVKREKRDRQQARERAARRAGTAQRNAADAGLPKILMGARKRRAQESAGKADDTHAARMSAAKAKLDQAERSLRDDDKIVLELPRTAVPAGRTLFLGEGLRKRDLFGSGVDLAVRGPERIALTGPNGSGKSTLLRIVTGDLDPDEGTTRRADGRVAYLSQRLDLLDDDRSVAENLAGRAPGMLPADRMNLLARFLFRGQRAHLPVRVLSGGERLRATLACVLFAEPAPQLLLLDEPTNNLDLVSTTQLEVALNAYQGAFVVVSHDERFLAGIGITRHLRLDGGRLLESSPRS, from the coding sequence ATGTCTTCCGACGCTCGCGTCGTCGTGTCCGCGCTGTCCTTCTCCTGGCCGGACGGCACGCCGGTCTTCGACCAGCTGTCCCTCACCGTCCCGGACGGGCGCACCGGCCTGGTCGCCCCGAACGGTGCCGGGAAATCCACCCTGCTCCGGCTGATCGCCGGCGAGCTCGAACCGGCCGCGGGCAGCGTGTCCGTGGACGGGCTGCTCGGCTACCTGCCCCAGGACCTGCCGCTGACCGGCGACCGCACCGTGTCCGAGGTCCTCGGCATCGACCCGGTCCTGCGCGCCCTGGCCGCGGTCGAGGCCGGGGACGCGGACGAGCGGCACTTCACCACGATCGGCACCGACTGGGACATCGAGGAGCGCACGCACGCCCAGCTCGACCGGCTCGGCCTCGGCGACGTCGCGCTGGACCGGCGACTGGGCACCCTCAGCGGCGGCCAGGTCGTGTCCCTCGGGCTCGCCGCCCAGCTGCTCGCCCAGCCCGACGTGCTGCTGCTCGACGAACCCACCAACAACCTCGACCTCGAGGCGCGCCGCCGCCTGCACGCCGTCCTCGGCGACTGGACCGGGTGCCTGCTGGTGGTCAGCCACGACCGCACCCTGCTGGACGGCATGGACCGCATCGCCGAGCTCGGCTCCGGCGAGGTCCGGTTCTACGGCGGCACCTTCACCGACTACGAGCGCGCGGTCCAGGCCGAGCGCGAGGTGGCGGAGAAGAACATCCGCACCGCCGAGGCGGAGGTCAAGCGCGAGAAGCGCGACCGGCAGCAGGCCCGCGAACGCGCGGCACGCCGGGCGGGCACCGCGCAGCGCAACGCCGCCGACGCGGGGCTGCCCAAGATCCTCATGGGCGCGCGGAAGCGCCGGGCGCAGGAGTCCGCGGGCAAGGCCGACGACACCCACGCCGCCCGCATGAGCGCGGCGAAGGCGAAGCTGGACCAGGCCGAGCGGTCGCTGCGGGACGACGACAAGATCGTGCTGGAGCTCCCGCGGACCGCCGTCCCGGCCGGCCGGACGCTGTTCCTCGGCGAGGGCCTGCGCAAGCGGGACCTGTTCGGGTCCGGTGTGGACCTCGCGGTGCGCGGGCCGGAACGCATCGCGCTGACCGGGCCCAACGGTTCCGGCAAGTCCACGCTGCTGCGGATCGTCACCGGCGATCTCGACCCCGACGAGGGGACGACCAGGCGCGCCGACGGCCGGGTCGCATACCTGTCCCAGCGCCTGGACCTGCTCGACGACGACCGCTCGGTGGCGGAGAACCTGGCCGGCCGGGCGCCCGGGATGCTGCCCGCGGACCGGATGAACCTGCTGGCCCGCTTCCTGTTCCGCGGGCAGCGGGCGCACCTGCCGGTCCGCGTCCTCTCCGGCGGTGAACGGCTGCGGGCGACCCTGGCGTGCGTCCTGTTCGCCGAGCCGGCGCCACAGCTGTTGCTGCTGGACGAGCCGACCAACAACCTGGACCTGGTGAGCACCACGCAACTGGAGGTTGCGCTGAACGCCTACCAGGGCGCGTTCGTCGTGGTCAGCCACGACGAACGGTTCCTGGCCGGGATCGGGATCACGCGCCACCTCCGCCTCGACGGCGGGCGCCTGCTGGAGAGCTCGCCGCGGAGCTGA
- a CDS encoding helix-turn-helix domain-containing protein translates to MDDKLYSVDQIAEMLGLHVRTVRGYVREGRLKAVRIGKQYRIARDDLEEFTGRSPMSPAAEPVARHCRVDVSSIVEIDAISAERAGRVTTMLMSAAAARGAGARQLRIETAYDEERARLKIVVLGRLDDSIAVLRHVEAVIS, encoded by the coding sequence GTGGATGACAAGCTCTACTCGGTGGACCAGATCGCCGAGATGCTCGGCCTGCACGTCCGTACCGTGCGCGGATACGTGCGGGAGGGGCGGCTGAAAGCGGTGCGGATCGGCAAGCAGTACCGCATCGCGCGGGACGACCTGGAGGAGTTCACCGGCCGCTCCCCGATGTCGCCGGCCGCCGAGCCGGTGGCGCGGCATTGCCGGGTCGACGTGTCGAGCATCGTGGAGATCGACGCGATCAGCGCGGAGCGGGCCGGCCGGGTGACCACGATGCTGATGAGCGCTGCCGCCGCACGCGGCGCGGGCGCGCGGCAGCTGCGCATCGAGACGGCCTACGACGAGGAGCGGGCGCGCCTGAAGATCGTGGTGCTGGGCAGGCTGGACGACAGCATCGCGGTCCTGCGCCACGTCGAGGCGGTGATCTCCTGA
- a CDS encoding alpha/beta hydrolase-fold protein, producing MHASAIRIDTPPFVVGAAVVALVCVALVPWAWDRWRRRRVTGRVVTTVVAVVAVVLACGSAVNSAGSFYPTLGSLLGTSPDPAEGTVAEGGPDGRDLGRAMTTASDRAGGGLGSLVHLTVTGKRTGMTRDVDVYLPAAYTQPEWAGFRFPVVEWIPHFPGEPRQVATLYGLPEQLDAAIAAHRLPPVVVIVPDPNGEPRLTHDSECVDAAGGPDDDTFLSADLRGWARDHLRVRVDRQGWSAAGWSSGGYCALDLAARHPQWYATAVSMNGYDVTPHDAQTGDLFRGREDLRRANDVSAILRDHPAPLRLLAVADASAGDECAALDRLRAAAAPPAELTTRVLPAAGHNLATVRAELPDVLNWLGSQLGNPVAGPDVTGQNAGTIPAWPLPDTGSPGALHGTDTSL from the coding sequence GTGCACGCCTCCGCCATCCGGATCGACACGCCCCCGTTCGTGGTCGGGGCGGCCGTCGTCGCGCTCGTCTGTGTCGCCCTCGTGCCCTGGGCCTGGGACCGGTGGCGCCGCCGCCGCGTCACCGGCCGGGTCGTGACGACGGTCGTGGCCGTGGTCGCCGTGGTGCTCGCCTGCGGATCGGCGGTGAACTCCGCCGGCAGCTTCTACCCGACGCTCGGGTCCCTGCTGGGCACCTCGCCCGATCCGGCCGAGGGCACGGTCGCGGAGGGCGGGCCGGACGGCCGCGACCTCGGGCGCGCCATGACCACGGCCAGCGACCGGGCGGGCGGCGGGCTCGGCTCGCTGGTGCACCTCACCGTCACCGGCAAGCGCACCGGGATGACCCGCGACGTCGACGTCTACCTGCCCGCGGCCTACACGCAGCCGGAGTGGGCCGGTTTCCGGTTCCCCGTGGTGGAGTGGATCCCGCACTTCCCCGGCGAGCCGCGTCAGGTCGCGACGCTCTACGGCCTGCCCGAGCAGCTCGACGCCGCGATCGCCGCCCACCGGCTGCCCCCGGTCGTGGTGATCGTGCCCGACCCCAACGGGGAACCCCGGCTGACGCACGACTCGGAGTGCGTGGACGCCGCGGGCGGTCCGGACGACGACACCTTCCTCTCCGCCGACCTGCGCGGATGGGCGCGCGACCACCTGCGCGTGCGCGTGGACCGGCAGGGCTGGTCCGCGGCCGGATGGTCCTCCGGCGGGTACTGCGCGCTCGACCTCGCCGCCCGCCACCCGCAGTGGTACGCCACCGCGGTCAGCATGAACGGCTACGACGTGACCCCGCACGACGCGCAGACCGGCGATCTCTTCCGCGGCCGGGAGGACCTGCGCCGCGCCAACGACGTGTCCGCGATCCTGCGCGACCACCCCGCGCCGCTGCGGCTGCTGGCCGTCGCCGACGCCTCCGCCGGCGACGAGTGCGCGGCGCTGGACCGCCTCCGCGCCGCGGCCGCACCACCGGCGGAACTGACCACCCGGGTCCTGCCCGCCGCGGGGCACAACCTGGCCACGGTGCGCGCGGAGCTGCCGGACGTGCTGAACTGGCTGGGGAGCCAGCTGGGCAACCCGGTGGCCGGCCCGGACGTCACTGGGCAGAACGCCGGAACCATCCCGGCGTGGCCCCTGCCCGACACCGGATCACCCGGAGCGCTTCATGGCACCGACACCAGCCTCTGA
- a CDS encoding Mur ligase family protein codes for MRLGSPVLDERRARTAPPHQPPRTRLAVALARVAAGASRRFGAGSGGVIGGRVAAALDPDVLRHLGRGRTVVLVTGTNGKTTTALMLSRILAAAGPVAANSDGANMPDGIIAALAQRPDAPLAVLEIDENYVAEVACRLEPACLVLLNLSRDQLDRVGEVRSVERALRQAIAGLPDTAVVANCDDPLATSAAMASARPVWVSAGGSWAEDSRACGRCGQPIDHDGLGWRCGCGLARPRPDWVLADGAAVSADGRTVPIDLRLPGRANAANATMAVAAAALLGLDPAAAGQRLATITDVAGRYRQTTLAGHPVRILLAKNPAGWRETLPLLDERSAVVVAVNGREADGRDLSWLWDVPFELLRGRPVVAAGERSADLAVRLTYAGVEHQRCTDPVRAVEGLAPGPVELVANYTAFRQLGQRIGDG; via the coding sequence GTGCGCCTGGGTTCCCCAGTGCTCGACGAACGGCGAGCCCGGACCGCTCCCCCGCACCAGCCGCCGCGCACGCGGCTCGCGGTGGCGCTCGCCCGCGTCGCGGCCGGGGCGTCCCGCCGGTTCGGCGCGGGCTCGGGCGGGGTCATCGGGGGCCGGGTCGCCGCCGCGCTGGACCCGGACGTGCTGCGGCACCTCGGCCGCGGCCGGACCGTCGTGCTGGTGACCGGCACGAACGGCAAGACCACGACGGCACTCATGCTGTCCCGCATCCTGGCCGCGGCCGGACCGGTCGCGGCCAACAGCGACGGCGCCAACATGCCGGACGGGATCATCGCCGCCCTCGCGCAGCGGCCGGACGCGCCGCTGGCCGTCCTGGAGATCGACGAGAACTACGTGGCCGAGGTCGCGTGCCGGCTGGAACCCGCCTGCCTGGTGCTGCTCAACCTCAGCCGCGACCAGCTCGACCGGGTCGGCGAGGTGCGTTCCGTGGAGCGCGCGCTGCGGCAGGCGATCGCCGGGCTGCCCGACACGGCGGTGGTGGCGAACTGCGACGACCCGCTCGCCACCTCCGCGGCCATGGCCTCGGCCCGGCCGGTCTGGGTGAGCGCGGGCGGGAGCTGGGCCGAGGACTCGCGGGCGTGCGGCCGGTGCGGGCAGCCGATCGACCACGACGGGCTGGGATGGCGCTGCGGGTGCGGGCTGGCGCGGCCCCGGCCGGACTGGGTGCTGGCCGACGGCGCGGCGGTGAGCGCGGACGGCCGGACCGTCCCGATCGACTTGCGGCTGCCCGGGCGCGCGAACGCCGCGAACGCGACGATGGCGGTCGCCGCGGCCGCGCTGCTCGGGCTCGACCCCGCCGCGGCCGGGCAGCGCCTGGCCACGATCACCGATGTCGCCGGCCGGTACCGGCAGACCACGCTGGCCGGGCACCCGGTGCGGATCCTGCTGGCCAAGAACCCGGCCGGGTGGCGGGAGACACTGCCGCTGCTGGACGAGCGGTCCGCGGTGGTGGTCGCGGTGAACGGGCGCGAGGCGGACGGGCGGGACCTGTCCTGGCTGTGGGACGTGCCGTTCGAGCTGTTGCGCGGCCGCCCGGTGGTGGCCGCCGGGGAACGGTCGGCCGACCTGGCGGTGCGGCTGACCTACGCCGGGGTCGAGCACCAGCGGTGCACCGACCCGGTGCGGGCCGTCGAGGGGCTGGCGCCCGGCCCGGTCGAGCTGGTCGCGAACTACACCGCCTTCCGGCAACTGGGGCAGCGGATCGGCGATGGGTGA
- a CDS encoding MFS transporter, translated as MSDTYAQPAAHPLRWRILGFLGVAQLMLILDVTVVAIALPHMETDLGLSRATMTWVVSAYTLTFGGLMLLGGRLADLLGAKRIALTGLLVFTAASLVTGLAGSSGVLLGGRIAQGVGAALLSPSALSLVVGLFDGEERNKALGVWSALGGGGAALGVLLGGLITAGPGWPWVFWINVPIGLVIVVTLARMLPRAVAAAPGGRLDALGALLVTASSGSLVYALIHAGDQGWLTATTGWLVLAAAVGYLAFVAWQRTTRAPLMDVRLLARRPVATGTFLILMATALTVAVFFLGTFYFQHERHYGALPTGLLFLPVALLTMAGANLTGKALGRFGARPLAVTGLLIAAAGLILPAVAMHPAVVAISLAVTGAGTGVLFVVASATALGQVAPHEAGIASGIVSTFHEFGASLGAAVVSSVAAASLVAQTLSGFRGGFVVFAVIAVAAAIVAAVLAPRRAA; from the coding sequence ATGTCGGACACCTACGCACAGCCCGCCGCACACCCGCTGCGGTGGCGCATCCTCGGATTCCTGGGCGTCGCCCAGCTGATGCTGATCCTCGACGTCACCGTCGTGGCGATCGCGTTGCCGCACATGGAAACGGACCTGGGCCTGAGCCGGGCCACGATGACCTGGGTGGTCAGCGCGTACACCCTGACCTTCGGCGGCCTGATGCTGCTCGGCGGGCGGCTGGCCGATCTCCTCGGCGCGAAGCGGATCGCCCTGACCGGCCTGCTGGTCTTCACGGCGGCCTCGCTGGTGACCGGGCTGGCCGGGTCGTCCGGCGTGCTGCTGGGCGGCCGGATCGCGCAGGGCGTCGGCGCGGCACTGCTGTCCCCCTCGGCGTTGTCGCTGGTTGTGGGCCTGTTCGACGGAGAAGAGCGGAACAAGGCGCTCGGCGTGTGGTCGGCGCTGGGTGGCGGGGGTGCGGCCCTCGGCGTGCTGCTGGGCGGGCTGATCACCGCCGGTCCCGGATGGCCGTGGGTGTTCTGGATCAACGTGCCGATCGGGCTCGTCATCGTCGTCACCCTCGCGCGGATGCTGCCGCGGGCCGTGGCGGCGGCGCCGGGCGGCCGCCTGGATGCGCTGGGCGCGCTGCTCGTGACCGCCTCGTCCGGGTCGCTGGTGTACGCCTTGATCCACGCCGGTGACCAGGGGTGGCTGACCGCCACCACCGGGTGGCTGGTGCTCGCGGCCGCCGTCGGCTACCTCGCCTTCGTCGCCTGGCAGCGCACCACCCGGGCACCGCTGATGGACGTCCGGCTGCTGGCCCGCCGCCCGGTGGCGACCGGTACGTTCCTCATCCTCATGGCCACGGCCCTGACCGTGGCGGTGTTCTTCCTGGGCACGTTCTACTTCCAGCACGAGCGCCACTACGGCGCGCTGCCGACCGGGCTGCTGTTCCTGCCGGTCGCCTTGCTGACCATGGCGGGGGCCAACCTCACCGGCAAGGCCCTGGGCCGCTTCGGCGCGCGTCCGCTCGCGGTGACCGGGCTGCTGATCGCCGCGGCCGGCCTCATCCTGCCCGCAGTGGCGATGCACCCGGCGGTCGTGGCGATCAGCCTCGCCGTCACCGGCGCCGGAACGGGTGTGCTGTTCGTCGTCGCCTCGGCCACCGCGCTCGGGCAGGTCGCGCCGCACGAGGCCGGGATCGCCTCGGGCATCGTGAGCACGTTCCACGAGTTCGGGGCGTCCCTGGGCGCCGCGGTGGTGTCGAGCGTGGCGGCAGCCAGCCTCGTCGCCCAGACGCTGAGCGGGTTCCGCGGCGGGTTCGTGGTGTTCGCCGTGATCGCGGTGGCGGCCGCGATCGTCGCGGCGGTGCTGGCACCGCGCCGGGCCGCCTAG
- a CDS encoding RNA polymerase sigma-70 factor, producing MTDPFVRHRSLLFTVAYEMLGSAADAEDVVQETWLRWAEVDQAQVTQPRAYLVRVVTRQALNRLRSLSRRREDYVGEWLPEPLLTTPDVAEDVELAENVSIAMLTVLETLGPVERAVFVLHEVFGTPYAEIAETLGKSPAAVRQIGHRAREHVAARRPRMRVDRTEQQAAVDSFLAAVSSGDVQALMAVLAPDVVVISDGGGIAPAARKPVVGAELVATLLARGAARTGFTASATWVNGMPGVRLDVDGSAAALSLVVAEGRITRIYGISNPHKLGRLDRVAELRR from the coding sequence GTGACCGACCCGTTCGTCAGGCACCGCAGCCTGCTGTTCACCGTGGCCTACGAGATGCTCGGCTCGGCTGCCGACGCGGAGGACGTCGTGCAGGAAACCTGGCTGCGCTGGGCCGAGGTCGACCAGGCACAGGTGACCCAGCCACGTGCCTACCTGGTCCGCGTGGTGACGCGGCAGGCGCTGAACCGGTTGCGGTCGCTGTCCCGGCGGCGCGAGGACTACGTCGGCGAGTGGCTGCCCGAACCGCTGCTCACCACACCCGACGTGGCCGAGGACGTGGAGCTGGCCGAGAACGTCTCGATCGCGATGCTCACGGTGCTGGAAACCCTCGGTCCGGTCGAGCGGGCGGTGTTCGTGCTGCACGAGGTGTTCGGCACGCCCTACGCCGAGATCGCCGAGACGTTGGGCAAGAGCCCGGCGGCGGTGCGGCAGATCGGGCACCGCGCCCGCGAGCACGTCGCCGCGCGGCGACCGCGGATGCGGGTCGACCGGACCGAGCAGCAGGCGGCCGTCGACTCGTTCCTGGCGGCCGTCTCCAGCGGCGACGTGCAGGCGCTGATGGCGGTGCTGGCGCCGGACGTGGTGGTGATCTCCGACGGCGGGGGTATCGCGCCGGCCGCGCGCAAACCGGTCGTCGGCGCCGAGCTGGTGGCCACGTTGCTCGCCCGCGGCGCGGCGCGCACCGGGTTCACCGCGAGCGCCACCTGGGTCAACGGCATGCCGGGGGTGCGGCTGGACGTGGACGGGTCGGCCGCCGCGCTGAGCCTGGTCGTCGCCGAGGGCCGGATCACCCGGATCTACGGGATCAGCAACCCGCACAAGCTGGGCCGGCTGGACCGCGTCGCCGAGCTGCGCCGCTGA